From Myripristis murdjan chromosome 13, fMyrMur1.1, whole genome shotgun sequence:
TCAAAATAATGGCACACTTGCACTCTGCAGAATAAGGTTTCCCCATAACCTCAAAATGTATCACATATAAATTCATatacggtatatatatatatatgctctGTCTTGTTTCTAACTGTGACAATACTGAAACCTTTGCTTCACGAACAGACAAAACTTCAAAATATACAAAGTTACAAAAGGTAATGAAACTTTAATAAAATGCATGGATTACAGAAGGAGAAATGGCtcctttgaaatgaaatgaaatgaaagaaccTCGGTAGTGTCTCtacacataataacaaaaatgaaaacaatactttttttttttaaaggcaattTGTAGCAAATATTTCTTGTAAGGATGTCACCTCACAAAGGTCATTAGCTATAATCAATTCTGTGAGTAAGTAAATGTTACAGAAAATAGTATGAATAACTATCAATATTTTAAGGGTTGATAATTAAAGCAATATCATCTTCACATTGGACATAGTAGCAAAGAGAGTGCCAGAGTCAGCTCGAGCACTGCATGATCTTCAGATGATTTGCTACATAATGTTCATCCAAGAGGATAACAAGTATTGCAATTCATACTCGGCAAAATAAGGATTCAGAAAGAGTggaatttgtggaaaaatacaaatgcgTGACAACAATCGACCTAtaacaggaaaacaggaaaggCCTCGCTCATTTAATTCTTCCTCGGACGTTGTACGGGCAGATGCTCTGTCACAACGCCGGTGGGTAAacatttcttttcctctcatcttcACTTTTCCCTCCATGCTACCTCCCACAATTCCTCAGGAGCACAGCAGTGACTGTAttctcaaactgagggcagatTTGGACCCATGCCTACGtgacataacaaaaacacaaatctaAAGAGAAGGGGAATAAATTAAGGGCAAGAGTGAGTGTAAGGAAACATGTTTGCAGTGCAGGTACAGTACAAAGACCCTCTGAGATGTGTTCGTCACACCTAGAAATTGAGCAGGCAATTTACTAGCATTTTAAAACCGCCGGGCGTCCAGAGCATCAGCTGCTGGGAATTCACAAAATCAACATATCACTGGTTTCCATATGGAACAAAGAGTCCTGACAGGACGATTCAAGCAAGTGTGTTCTTTTGTCCGGAGCCTCAGCGATTTACAATTTGTTTCACCGTACAATGTGAAATTGCCTCATCATTATCAGGATATTGTACATACTATAAGTAGCACCACATAAACCTATGTACATGAGAACTAATGAATATGCTTTATGTGTATTCTGACACCAGAATACATTCTTATCACATTTGCTTTTGGAGAGTAATCAAACAGCATCTTCAATATTTATACAAATATAGGCCTTATTCAAGAACATAAAAATGAGGTCTGTCCTTGCTCTGATGCCAAGAGccacatttgaaaaaaacaaaacaaaacaaacaaaaaaaacttatatCACTGAGCTGGCCATTTGTTGATTAATCATGTTTATTTACTGAAAATAGAGCTCTTAACTAGCAAATACAATCACAaggaatttcattttaatgttggaCAACATAGCACAGGAGTACAGGAATGGAGAAACTCTTACATGATAGTGCTGACAGAAACATCAGCGCTAAAACTTTGTGATTATCCTTCAAATACACAATTCAACAAGAAAGTGTCACTGAGTGATATGTCTGTGCTGGACAAAAGGCATACTGGATACGTAACATTTTGTCCTTAAAGGAAACAGTTAAGTCTTTATGTTGTACTCTGGAAACATTTAATATGCATCGTGACATTCAATCGTATTTTGAGTCAGATTAGCATCGAGTGGCATTGATTGCAGGTGTCAGTAGCTTAAGGACAGACCTcatagagaaaaacaaacaaacaaacaaaacaaaacaaaggcaatAGCACAACCTTCTAACATCATCATAAACAATACATTTAATGTGTCCTGGATAGTGCCTTATACTGtttataaaacatataaatacacatggATAGCGGCAGTGACATCGTGCTTCATGTTGAGGGACAAGGGAGAACTTGatgtttattacagttttttgttcttttagaAAAATATCCATTTTAAAACTAACCTCAATAACACCTCATCTTGTTCTTCATTGACAAAAATATCCTATTTAAATCTGCGAACATTCATACTTTACAATCATGGTACATACACTTATATATACATGTCtcctgtatatatgtatatgcatatagGCTTACAATTAGATTGTTTGACACAGAAAAAACTGTCATAGTGCACAACATGCCTCTGAAGTTGCCagatgaaaacacaataaaataatgaaacaataatagttacaatgaaataataatagtaacagtTATGAGGAAATATCTCTATTAAAAAAGGAACTTTGGCAGCAACAGTACAAGTAAAAGCAGAGgtcaatgcaaaacaaacaaacaaacaaacaaacgaaaacgaaaaaaaaataatataacaatTCTCACTCAAACATATAGGAAAATAAATTGTACAAATTCACAGGCAAAGAAAAGACGCTCACTCCACAACATCAGCCCAAATTTTCTCCCCTCTGTTGCCAGGTGTCGCTTTGTGCTCGCTCACCTCATCAACCtcaataaagaaagaaataaacgGGCCAAGTGGCTCtgagtgcacacactcacaataaATGCACCCCCGCCTTGCCTCCGCGGAGGGAGCAGGGGAGGTACGGAGACCACTGAACCCAATGCTTAGAGGTTGTCTgcgtcactgaaaaaaatagtCTCTCCTCTAAATAAAGGCATTTAGGTTCACATCTGGATGATTCTATGGAGCCGACAGACCGATCGAGTCGCAGAGAAGCTCTGTGTCAAAACAATGGAATCAACGTGACATTACTTGTTATAACCACGTTACGCAGTTGTTTTCTCAAAGATTACACTCTCATTACATAAATCCCAagtaaatgacagaaaatactTGATGACAAAACGAGAAGATGGTACGCTGCAACATAACATTGTCTGTAACTTCAATTCAGAGACTTGAAAGCGATGGTGTGAATATGCGCGTGTGGGCCCAGGGTGATGAGGCTTTGTGGTATGGAGGTGGTATTACGCAGGGTAAGAAGTAAAAGGTCACCCTTCCACACAGTTGGCAAGagcaggaatttttttttttttttttgctttgtttaacAACATTTGGTTCCAAAGATCAATGGTTCAGATGGGATTCATCCTCTTTCCACCGTCGTCCTCAAGCGTCTCTCCGCTGAGGCTTGaacttctttttgtttctgctcactccccctccatcctcatctgACCAGCACATCATACCTCGAAATTGTGTCTAATCTTCATTTGTGTGAACATCCAAGAATGGCTCAGCAGAAGACAGTGGCATCCGTCTTGCATTTTCTGTTCATCAAATGACTGTTTTGCAATTGCGTCTATGTGCGTGTGCGAGACTGTTTTAGCTGCTGTTCACCGTTAAGGGATCCGCTTTGAGAAATGCACTCCAAAAAGGCTCTTCTGTATGTGGTTGCGTCCATGTCGGTGTGTGAGGGGGTGCAAAGGGACGTGTAAGTTGGGCCGGCATTCACTCAAGGTCCCAGGGGCTGGAAGGGGTCTTCGGGCTCTCGGGGGACGAGGActtcagagagagggagagacacagagacagaagaggaaaaacagaggtgGGTAGAGATGGGACGCATGGTAGGTTGGAAGGCAGACGGCAGAAGAACTTTAAAACGAGAGGAAAAGCACAAAATTAAGCGGAGGCTGCGTGATTCAGATCCCCAGCTTGCCAAGTCCCAGCAAATGGAAGAAGCAGAGGAAGTCGAGCGGATGAGGGGCGAGAGGTGAGCAAGAGATCAGCAGTCTGTCCCCCACAAGAAAAGACCCTGTGTGTCCTTTGTCCCTATTTCAGCTTTGCACAAATACATTCAGCATGAAGATAAGGGCAGAAAGGAATGGAAAAGGATGAGAGCAAGAGCACTGGAAAAGGAGTGACCGACAGAGGGAACGAGGTGGGGACATAGGTGCTTGTTGGATTGTAGGGTGAGCTTGTGGTATTTTAATCAATGCACTGTACATGTGAAAGATCGTAAGTATTTACTGTGAATTAAGCTGTCTGCTTAGTCAGAGTACTTAAGACTGGCAGCTTGGACAGCCAGTGACTCAGTTTGTATTCAATTATCTTGACTAGCTGCACTTGTTCTgatcataaaaataatatgtGTTGAATTGTTTGtgctaaatgttaaatgttagaTACTGATCTAATATAATCTGTCTTATGTGCAACTATGGCTCATTATTGGAATGCATGTCAGAATGTGTAAACTTTAACCCAATCAGATACAAATGAttgttgtcattgtcattgtcttttttttttttttttttttttgcttaatctAAGAGACTGATTAGTTCTGTGCGTGTACTTGCCTCAGCCTCTACCTCCAGCGAGCAAAATGTTTGTGCATGCTGatatgtgtgcgcatgtgtctgtcagtcagtcagagcgCCAGCAGCGAAGGCGAGTTCAGGGAATCAGATGACTGCTCGCTACTGCTGTTCCGCTGGTTGGCACTGACCCCGCAGGCTCCCTCTGGGTAGGTGAACACAAATGAAGATGTGTATGAGGGGTTGTAGCTGCCAGCGGCTGCACCGTCATGgttaacaccaccaccaccactgtcgCTGACCATAAGGCACGGCCCGCCAGATGCCGGCTCACTTGAGCCATAGAAAGAACTAGAAAACGCTACCTCCTGCATCATCCCTGGCTGAGGCGGCTGCTggacttgctgctgctgctgaacagGTGGCTGGGACTGTGTGGAGGCCGGATGGGCTGTGTAGGGAGGAGGCAGATAGAAAGTGTCTTCCTTCACAGTCAAGCCCACAATGGAGACAGGTGGTTGTAGGGTCTGGGGAGGGAGCTGGGACGGAGCCGGAGGGAGCGGCGCTGAGccctgctgctgcggctgctgcggCATGTCCTGGTAGGGGATCTTACAGCTCGGCTGGTGGGCCACCAGGACAAACTCCAGACGCTCCTTCTCCTTCTGCAGCTCAGAGATCTCAGCCTCCAGCtctgccttctcctcctccaggatgTCTGTCTCCTGTGGGGAGGGAAaggacagcagcaaaacagagaaaaaaaagacacagggGCAAAGAGACAGGTGAAATGGTGAGGGATGCAGACAAAGGAGGGAGTAAggatggaggagggaaaaagatGCGCAGCAGAAAGAAAGGATGGGGAGGTTAGATATACAGAAGTTCTACTGCAGTAATTGTGGAGGTGGATGCATCCGTCCCAGCAGAGAAACACCTTGCAGTACAAATTCCCCACATACGGTGAGATATTTAAGGCAGTTTATATAAGAGCTTAACAATTAAGCCACAATTACTGTAAGCACAATAGTCTGTCATCAGAACTATAATTATCTTTACCACAACTAAACACCCCACTACTATTACCCTCTGtctcacatacagacacacacttatTAACATGATCGGTCAAGCCATTGGAACATAACATATGGCATacaattatgattattatttattttaacagttaAAACAAGGCCAAGCTCACCGACTGCAGCCTGTCTGTCAGTTCCCGCCGCCGGTTTCTGCATTTTGCGGCAGCCAGTTTGTTTCTCTCTCGCCTGACAcgccttttctcttcctcttctggaGTCAGCTAGGATGAAGAAGGACGACATGAATGGTTAGAATAAAAACTTGCTCTCTTAAAGAATGGAATTGCTGTATATTGTCTCAACAGCAGAGTATAACAGATCAAAAAGTGAAGTTGCATTACATGAAACAGGATCATTCTGGATCTGATACTCTTATACAAGTAATATGAGACAACCGAGGACACATAGCGTGTATGGCACGCATGGACCCACAGACAAACctttcaagcacacacacttact
This genomic window contains:
- the fosb gene encoding protein FosB isoform X1; the protein is MQLFWKETKSILPGNSKKTSIGDIALSPGTVGVPHSLGPFGEMYQGFPGDLDSGSRGSSSPSIESQYLSSVDSFGSPPTTSAPQECVSTGAGLSSAGSGPGGSGGGEMPGSFVPTVTAITTSQDLQWMVQPTLISSQASGQSGSTSTATMTQSLVDPYDMPGPSYSTGPAFTPPGSETPGPAPGPIRQSRTRSRRTREESVSDDGDVGVLLTPEEEEKRRVRRERNKLAAAKCRNRRRELTDRLQSETDILEEEKAELEAEISELQKEKERLEFVLVAHQPSCKIPYQDMPQQPQQQGSAPLPPAPSQLPPQTLQPPVSIVGLTVKEDTFYLPPPYTAHPASTQSQPPVQQQQQVQQPPQPGMMQEVAFSSSFYGSSEPASGGPCLMVSDSGGGGVNHDGAAAGSYNPSYTSSFVFTYPEGACGVSANQRNSSSEQSSDSLNSPSLLAL
- the fosb gene encoding protein FosB isoform X2; this translates as MQLFWKETKSILPGNSKKTSIGDIALSPGTVGVPHSLGPFGEMYQGFPGDLDSGSRGSSSPSIESQYLSSVDSFGSPPTTSAPQECVSTGAGLSSAGSGPGGSGGGEMPGSFVPTVTAITTSQDLQWMVQPTLISSQASGQSGSTSTATMTQSLVDPYDMPGPSYSTGPAFTPPGSETPGPAPGPIRQSRTRSRRTREESLTPEEEEKRRVRRERNKLAAAKCRNRRRELTDRLQSETDILEEEKAELEAEISELQKEKERLEFVLVAHQPSCKIPYQDMPQQPQQQGSAPLPPAPSQLPPQTLQPPVSIVGLTVKEDTFYLPPPYTAHPASTQSQPPVQQQQQVQQPPQPGMMQEVAFSSSFYGSSEPASGGPCLMVSDSGGGGVNHDGAAAGSYNPSYTSSFVFTYPEGACGVSANQRNSSSEQSSDSLNSPSLLAL
- the fosb gene encoding protein FosB isoform X3, giving the protein MYQGFPGDLDSGSRGSSSPSIESQYLSSVDSFGSPPTTSAPQECVSTGAGLSSAGSGPGGSGGGEMPGSFVPTVTAITTSQDLQWMVQPTLISSQASGQSGSTSTATMTQSLVDPYDMPGPSYSTGPAFTPPGSETPGPAPGPIRQSRTRSRRTREESVSDDGDVGVLLTPEEEEKRRVRRERNKLAAAKCRNRRRELTDRLQSETDILEEEKAELEAEISELQKEKERLEFVLVAHQPSCKIPYQDMPQQPQQQGSAPLPPAPSQLPPQTLQPPVSIVGLTVKEDTFYLPPPYTAHPASTQSQPPVQQQQQVQQPPQPGMMQEVAFSSSFYGSSEPASGGPCLMVSDSGGGGVNHDGAAAGSYNPSYTSSFVFTYPEGACGVSANQRNSSSEQSSDSLNSPSLLAL